Proteins encoded by one window of Halichondria panicea chromosome 8, odHalPani1.1, whole genome shotgun sequence:
- the LOC135339669 gene encoding uncharacterized protein LOC135339669 yields MASKRVKIIKHNNISVKFEVDSRYSPLESIGTGAYGVVCAAKDNRTGQRVAIKKIPKVFEVAVIAKRTFRELKILRHLRHENIISILDVMLPPDDPTQFQDVYIVLDLMESDLHHIIHSVQPLSEEHIQFFLYQILRGVKYIHSANILHRDLKPSNLLINRNCELKIGDFGMARGLSSSPEEHSTFMTEYVATRWYRAPELMVSFSEYTFAIDMWSVGCILAEMIARRQLFPGMNYLHQLQLILAVVGTPSAEYIESIGSDRVKTYLQALPKKDPVDLSVLEVFHDANEVVLDLIGKLLQLEPKKRITPEDALEHKYVATYHNPRDEPVCTPPFDFEFEKKLVKKDDLKMVIVNEIMDYHKSRLPIPSHDKVMVELRKHIDREKVREKSTEEEVPVVKEGPPPKTKKTTDNRKRKGPSGQETDKRRRVKPESTEGDFSEQDLENVERWKHMQQSTKPFPHPIRKLKQSESGAETEALIQEQAEEIERLKGLLNNQHKIILEQKDQIKLLQQHRTALIQECQHSGTKIPPAVLSDISKRTSLQAPPPLLHSSSQQLCPQQSSVSAALPPHPHMMSQHTPPPHLRQQVTSVHYLQPPPIHTMSTANAPHNISLSTVPAYPLPPHQHFMPPRPMLPPHSLMDQHQGQMMQQMPVGVRTRSATLGDISFSPLTSSDFKKLERENLPNFNPFPEDLENILDIDISGLPTGAGYGVGMSEEEELIRSPLRIDISELGPPLMVGPPSASLLHNWLDVRQLDPDNMDALQRELETGNPDMFLQVFSEL; encoded by the exons ATGGCTTCTAAACGAGTCAAAATTATCAAGCACAACAATATCAGCGTCAAGTTCGAGGTTGACTCTCGCTACTCCCCCCTGGAGAGCATTGGCACTGGGGCTTacggtgtggtgtgtgcggcCAAAGATAACAGAACTGGACAGAGAGTTGCTATCAAGAAGATACCCAAGGTCTTTGAAGTCGCTGTCATTGCTAAACGAACCTTCCGAGAATTGAAAATTTTGAGACATCTTCGTCACGAGAACATCATATCGATACTGGATGTAATGCTACCCCCGGATGACCCCACCCAGTTCCAAGACGTGTATATTGTACTGGACCTAATGGAGAGTGACTTGCATCACATTATCCATTCTGTGCAACCCCTCAGTGAAGAACATATCCAGTTCTTCCTGTATCAAATCCTCCGCGGTGTCAAGTACATACACTCTGCCAACATTCTCCATCGAGACCTCAAGCCTAGCAATCTACTCATCAATCGAAACTGCGAGCTCAAGATTGGTGATTTCGGAATGGCCCGCGGTTTGTCCTCATCACCCGAGGAGCACTCCACCTTCATGACTGAGTACGTGGCTACAAGATGGTACCGTGCTCCAGAGCTTATGGTGTCGTTCAGCGAGTACACTTTTGCGATTGACATGTGGTCAGTGGGATGTATACTTGCCGAAATGATTGCTCGTCGTCAACTCTTCCCAGGAATGAACTATCTTCATCAGCTACAGCTCATTCTAGCCGTTGTGGGTACCCCCAGTGCAGAGTACATTGAATCCATTGGGTCGGATCGGGTCAAGACGTACCTCCAAGCATTGCCCAAGAAAGACCCTGTCGACTTATCGGTGCTGGAAGTTTTTCACGATGCAAATGAAGTGGTGTTGGATCTAATCGGCAAGCTGTTGCAACTGGAGCCTAAAAAGAGGATAACTCCGGAGGACGCATTGGAGCATAAATACGTAGCCACCTATCACAACCCTCGAGACGAACCTGTGTGCACGCCCCCCTTTGATTTTGAATTTGAAAAGAAGCTTGTTAAGAAAGATGACCTAAAGATGGTGATAGTAAATGAGATCATGGACTACCACAAGAGTCGTCTGCCCATCCCCTCCCACGACAAAGTGATGGTGGAGCTGAGGAAGCACATTGACAGGGAGAAGGTACGGGAGAAAAGTACGGAGGAGGAGGTCCCTGTCGTTAAAGaag GCCCTCCACCCAAGACAAAGAAGACGACTGATAATAGGAAACGCAAGGGACCCAGCGGACAGGAGACTGACAAACGACGCAGGGTCAAACCTGAATCAACTGAGGGTGACTTCTCGGAGCAAGACCTTGAGAACGTAGAGCGATGGAAGCATATGCAGCAATCCACCAAGCCATTCCCTCACCCAATACGCAAACTCAAGCAGAGCGAAAGTGGCGCTGAAACTGAGGCGTTAATTCAAGAACAGGCAGAAGAGATAGAGCGACTCAAAGGTCTACTCAACAACCAGCACAAGATCATTCTAGAGCAGAAAGATCAGATCAAACTCTTGCAGCAACATCGGACAGCTTTGATTCAGGAATGTCAGCACTCGGGAACCAAGATACCACCGGCTGTGCTCTCGGACATTTCTAAACGTACTTCTCTTCAAGCACCACCGCCCCTCCTTCACTCCTCTTCTCAACAATTGTGTCCTCAACAATCATCTGTCTCGGCAGCGCtgcctccacaccctcacatgaTGTCACAACacacgccccctccacacctTCGACAACAAGTCACGTCTGTACACTATCTCCAACCCCCTCCCATACACACAATGTCTACTGCAAATGCTCCACACAATATTTCCCTCTCGACTGTGCCTGCCTACCCTCTGCCGCCTCACCAACATTTCATGCCCCCCAGACCTATGCTACCCCCCCATTCACTCATGGATCAACATCAGGGACAAATGATGCAGCAAATGCCTGTCGGAGTAAGGACTCGTTCAGCCACTCTCGGTGATATCTCGTTTTCTCCGTTGACTTCAAGCGATTTCAAGAAACTGGAACGTGAGAACTTGCCTAACTTCAATCCGTTCCCAGAGGACCTCGAGAATATACTGGACATTGACATTTCAGGTCTCCCGACAGGTGCAGGATATGGAGTGGGCATGTCCGAGGAGGAGGAGCTTATCAGGTCACCTCTGAGGATCGATATTAG TGAGCTTGGGCCCCCACTGATGGTCGGCCCACCCTCTGCCTCGCTGCTCCACAATTGGCTGGATGTGAGACAACTGGACCCGGACAATATGGATGCTCTACAGAGGGAGTTGGAGACAGGAAACCCGGATATGTTCTTACAGGTGTTCTCAGAACTGTAG
- the LOC135339779 gene encoding PIH1 domain-containing protein 1-like has translation MDSLLLEPASSDESPAVPDSVMKNLVIKGPDEDSNEPVSRVVIPEAGFCLKTRTDKEEKIFINVCQSEQVPSPKEISDEQLATMLESGDASQYRVPISLGEPHTVHDNTGKECRAFDVVVGAAFFESIQKRASLKEFLLTIVLEGIEEKYQMLLSRDCKILKNRKFIGDISEQTIRKKSKPFIIDMDRGDKEASKEESHYPEPRYTIMREPVTGDVPEFLVCEVYLTGITTSQGIRLDVGEDRLELSTRPPLFQLNLDLPYTLDPDNTGAQFNRASKLLTVTLPVTGKAPY, from the exons ATGGACTCTCTGCTACTGGAGCCTGCATCATCAGATGAGTCTCCTGCTGTGCCTGACAGTGTGATGAAAAACCTGGTCATCAAG GGTCCGGACGAGGATTCAAACGAGCCAGTTTCCAGGGTGGTGATTCCTGAGGctg GGTTCTGTCTCAAGACAAGGACAGATAAAGAGGAGAAGATCTTCATCAATGTGTGCCAGTCTGAGCAG gtgcCGTCTCCCAAGGAGATCAGTGACGAGCAGCTGGCTACGATGCTCGAGTCAGGTGATGCCTCACAATACAGAGTGCCCATCAGTCTGGGGGAGCCGCACACTGTACATGACAATA CCGGGAAAGAGTGCCgtgcctttgatgtggttgtGGGTGCAGCGTTCTTTGAGTCCattcag AAGAGAGCTTCACTGAAGGAGTTCTTACTGACGATCGTGTTGGAAGGAATTGAAGAGAAGTATCAGATGCTCCTGTCAAGAG ATTGTAAGATTCTCAAGAACAGAAAGTTTATTGGAGACATCTCCGAGCAGACCATAAGAAAGAAGTCTAAACCGTTCATTATTGACATGGACAG aggagatAAGGAGGCAAGTAAGGAGGAAAG CCACTACCCTGAGCCCCGCTACACCATCATGCGTGAGCCAGTCACTGGAGATGTACCAGAGTTCCTCGTGTGTGAGGTTTACCTCACTGGAATA ACCACCTCTCAAGGTATACGACTAGACGTGGGTGAAGACAGACTAGAGCTAAGTACCCGCCCCCCACTCTTCCAACTGAACCTTGACCTCCCATACACCCTTGACCCCGACAACACCGGAGCACAGTTCAACAGAGCCTCTAAACTATTGACTGTAACTCTACCAGTAACTGGGAAGGCACCATATTAG
- the LOC135339832 gene encoding large ribosomal subunit protein mL43-like, translating to MAKVVAPMSNGVGSFVCQLKRLTFQYCKAGGSSKGVRQYLDSYVVKLAKEAPHTAIYVRLRPGRHPRLVGEFLNGNSQVVPVPNLSSGEIKEHVWRLGSASGEKVKKLKKYWHTDNPSIQGNWSPFLYK from the exons ATGGCTAAAGTAGTAGCTCCCATGAGCAATGGAGTGGGTAGCTTTGTGTGTCAACTAAAGAGACTGACGTTCCAATACTGCAAGGCTGGAGGGAGCAGCAAAGGTGTGAG GCAGTATCTAGACAGTTATGTAGTGAAGCTAGCCAAAGAAGCCCCTCACACAGCAATCTATGTCAGACTCCGTCCAGGCAGACATCCACGACTCGTCGGAGAGTTTT tgaatggcaACAGTCAAGTGGTTCCCGTACCCAATCTGAGCTCAGGGGAGATCAAGGAGCATGTGTGGAGACTGGGCAGTGCCTCAGGGGAGAAGGTCAAGAAGCTAAAGAAATACTGGCACACAGACAATCCTAGCATACAGGGAAACTGGTCACCGTTTCTGTACAAGTAG
- the LOC135339795 gene encoding uncharacterized protein LOC135339795 → MKTLCVLVLALGLAVAMPSNTCHKKLLAHGFSSNFNETIAHAIHSMTVEGLKLFNPKANEKNTVPTVNMDRHAEVNVVPYAPEDCVGSDFTSFTMNTFDKILTNYGQDNDGLGAFWSPLERVAHKFHMWDVWVTIQTVFESKVLPNPPKDDVCDCILDTESNGIYKAVKWVSDHYDSGTPITLLNRPIPKLADAASWAVWKERLLWYYTEGNLLDAANYLYCATKDF, encoded by the coding sequence ATGAAGACTCTCTGTGTATTGGTGCTGGCCCTTGGCCTGGCCGTGGCTATGCCTTCAAACACTTGCCATAAGAAGCTCCTGGCTCATGGTTTCTCGTCCAACTTCAACGAGACGATTGCCCATGCCATTCACTCCATGACTGTGGAAGGGCTCAAGCTTTTCAACCCTAAAGCTAACGAGAAGAACACCGTACCTACCGTCAACATGGACCGCCATGCTGAAGTCAATGTCGTCCCCTACGCTCCAGAAGACTGTGTGGGAAGTGACTTCACCTCTTTCACCATGAATACCTTCGATAAGATCCTCACCAACTACGGTCAAGACAACGACGGCCTCGGAGCATTCTGGTCTCCTCTGGAGCGTGTGGCTCACAAGTTCCACATGTGGGATGTCTGGGTTACTATTCAAACCGTATTCGAGTCCAAAGTCCTTCCTAACCCTCCTAAAGACGATGTGTGTGATTGTATCCTAGATACAGAGAGCAACGGTATCTACAAAGCCGTCAAGTGGGTCTCAGATCATTACGACAGTGGAACCCCCATTACGCTCCTCAACCGTCCCATTCCTAAGCTGGCTGATGCTGCCTCTTGGGCCGTGTGGAAGGAGAGACTCCTCTGGTACTACACTGAGGGCAACCTCCTCGATGCTGCTAACTACCTCTACTGTGCCACTAAGGACTTTTGA
- the LOC135339670 gene encoding uncharacterized protein LOC135339670 yields the protein MESKKGEVGELRSLLRTPEVQRDPRRYLQAVQKVIACMTLGIDVSKLFSEMIMAGATVDLVQKKLVYLYLTNYAESNSELALLTVNTLCKDCLDRNPMIRGLSLRAMCSLRVTDILEYVKNPLSSGLKDRSAYVRKTAVMGILKLFYSAPEFVKEQNYVDVLYQLLRDKDPQVVSNAISSLNEMLAGEGGMVVNTKITHYLLNRLRDFNEWGQCQILELLRRYQPSSDEDLFDILNVLDDRLKHANSGVVLGTISLFLHLTNDLTDLQEDVYSRIHTPLLTLLGSGSSELAYTCLKHVQLLLARQPDLWTKDYHDFYCRYNDPPYLKVKKVELLTEVCATNNAKDIINELGEYATDVNAQVARESIRAIGHIALKLVTRADICVDKLLSLLSMDIDYVTSETLVITTNILRKFDNMVEVVLPKLPSSFDSISDPEGRAALLWILGEYGESLAQTPYLLEEAVDHVVEEPSSLVKLSLLTAVTKMFFKRPPECQEMLGRLLEHSIDEESDMDVRDRGMLYYRLLRQDIGLAKKVVSGQSSRLVIQKNTVIPRLSLFTEFNSLSVMYGVLSHNFISSDPPYTRGQPTNQSGAEVDYLELLKTPIEPSSTQALRSSLATIEIPRPHVSGTPPVILLNPKPVMSAGEFEQRWIKMTSACEHELTLDQVPHPKDMERVLAARFVMTMASSSNSEQVIKYFFYGQNVSTFDLFLMEVNVYTNPPSLKFNLKCDNLGQAPDFIKHFLQTLVGQEWLSSN from the exons ATGGAGTCTAAGAAGGGCGAGGTTGGAGAGTTGAG GTCTCTCCTACGCACTCCTGAGGTACAGAGGGACCCCAGGCGATACCTCCAGGCTGTACAGAAGGTCATCGCCTGCATGACCCTGGGGATTGACGTCTCCAAGCTTTTCAGCGAGATGATTATG gcGGGAGCCACTGTGGACCTTGTCCAGAAGAAACTGGTCTACCTCTACCTGACCAACTATGCTGAGTCCAACTCTGAGTTAGCTCTTCTCACTGTGAACACTCTGTGTAAAGACTGCCTGGATCGTAACCCTATGATACGAGGGCTTTCCCTCAGGGCCATGTGCTCCCTAAG AGTTACGGACATTCTAGAGTACGTAAAGAACCCCCTGTCTAGCGGCCTAAAGGACAGGTCCGCCTACGTCAGGAAAACTGCTGTCATGGGTATTCTAAAACTCTTTTATTCAGCACCAGAATTTGTCAAAG AGCAAAACTATGTGGATGTTCTGTACCAGTTGCTAAGAGACAAGGACCCGCAGGTGGTGTCCAATGCCATCTCATCCCTCAACGAGATGTTGGCTGGAGAGGGAGGAATGGTGGTCAATACTAAGATCACTCACTACCTCCTCAACAG GTTACGTGACTTCAATGAGTGGGGCCAGTGTCAGATACTAGAGCTGCTACGTCGCTATCAACCCTCCTCTGATGAAGACCTGTTTGACATCCTA AATGTGTTAGATGATCGACTCAAGCATGCTAACAGTGGTGTAGTGCTTGGGACCATCTCCTTATTCCTCCACTTGACTAATGACCTCACTGACCTCCAGGAGGACGTCTACAGTCGCATTCACA CCCCACTCCTCACACTGCTTGGCTCAGGCTCGTCTGAACTGGCGTACACTTGTCTAAAACACGTCCAACTTCTGTTAGCACGGCAACCTGACCTTTGGACCAAAGACTACCACGACTTCTATTGCAG GTATAACGATCCCCCCTACCTGAAGGTCAAGAAGGTGGAGCTATTGACTGAAGTTTGTGCAACCAACAATGCTAAGGACATCATCAACGAACTCGG GGAATATGCGACTGACGTGAATGCACAAGTAGCCCGTGAGTCTATCCGTGCCATCGGCCACATTGCCCTGAAGCTAGTGACAAGGGCGGACATTTGTGTGGACAAGCTGCTCTCTCTACTAAGCATGGATATTGACTATGTCACCTCTGAGACCCTCGTCATCACAACCA ACATTCTGCGCAAGTTTGACAACATGGTGGAGGTGGTGTTGCCCAAACTGCCCTCCTCCTTTGATAGTATATCTGACCCTGAGGGAAGAGCTGCCCTCCTCTGGATACTGGGGGAGTATGGAGAG TCACTAGCCCAGACGCCATACCTACTGGAGGAGGCAGTGGACCATGTTGTGGAGGAGCCCTCCTCTCTCGTCAAGCTGTCCCTCTTAACAGCCGTCACCAAAATGTTCTTCAAGAGACCACCAGAGTGTCAGGAGATGTTGGGTCGACTACTGGAGCACTCTATAG ATGAGGAGAGTGATATGGACGTGAGGGACCGAGGGATGCTCTACTACCGACTACTGAGACAAGATATTGGACTGGCCAAGAAGGTGGTCAGTGGACAGAGCAGTCGTCTGGTCATCCAGAAGAACACTGTCATACCACGG TTGTCGCTGTTCACTGAGTTCAACTCTCTGTCAGTGATGTACGGCGTCCTCTCTCACAACTTTATCTCCTCCGACCCCCCCTACACTCGTGGGCAGCCGACCAATCAGAGTGGAGCAG AGGTAGACTACCTTGAGCTGTTAAAGACACCCATCGAGCCTAGCTCCACACAAGCTCTCCGATCATCATTG gCCACCATTGAGATTCCCCGCCCCCATGTATCTGGCACCCCTCCGGTTATTCTCCTCAACCCCAAGCCAGTCATGAGTGCCGGGGAGTTTGAGCAAAGATGGATCAAAATGACCTCAGC GTGTGAGCACGAGCTCACTCTTGATCAGGTGCCACATCCTAAAGATATGGAGAGAGTGCTGGCAGCAAGGTTTGTGATGACAATGGCCTCCAGCTCAAACTCAGAGCAAGTCATCAAATACTTCTTTTATGGTCAAAAC gtgtccACGTTTGACCTGTTTCTGATGGAGGTGAACGTCTATACGAACCCCCCCAGTCTAAAGTTCAACCTCAAGTGTGACAACCTGGGCCAAGCCCCGGACTTTATCAAACACTTTCTACAGACTCTAGTGGGCCAAGAATGGCTATCCAGCAATTAG